A single Oscillospiraceae bacterium DNA region contains:
- a CDS encoding BlaI/MecI/CopY family transcriptional regulator, whose product MNDKSHKITDSEAEVMKILWAAEKSLPVSTLTEELSKKCGWDSSTSRTLLRRLCQKGAVLTEKKEVYFYSPAVTEQEYNFANTQQLIDRLYAGSAKDLVAALLSQKKLGDDDIAELREMFKVDNTEDKK is encoded by the coding sequence ATGAATGATAAGTCCCATAAGATCACAGATTCTGAGGCAGAGGTCATGAAAATTCTCTGGGCTGCCGAAAAATCTTTACCTGTCTCGACTCTCACCGAAGAACTTTCTAAAAAATGCGGTTGGGATTCTTCTACATCCCGTACATTGCTACGCCGTCTTTGTCAAAAAGGTGCTGTTCTGACTGAGAAGAAAGAAGTTTATTTTTATTCGCCTGCCGTTACCGAGCAGGAATATAATTTTGCCAACACACAGCAACTGATCGACCGGCTCTACGCAGGCAGCGCGAAAGACCTAGTTGCTGCGTTACTCTCTCAAAAGAAACTGGGTGACGATGATATTGCCGAGCTGCGGGAGATGTTCAAGGTGGATAACACGGAGGACAAAAAATGA